A stretch of the Oncorhynchus mykiss isolate Arlee chromosome 23, USDA_OmykA_1.1, whole genome shotgun sequence genome encodes the following:
- the LOC118943852 gene encoding putative uncharacterized protein DDB_G0286901, producing MLLNTSSNSTSREDNNNNRKSNMLLNTSSNSTSREDNNNRKSIMLLNTSSNSTSREDNNRKSNMLLNTSSNSTSREDNNNNNRKSIMLLNTSSNSTSREDNNNRKSIMLLNTSSNSTSREDNNRKSNMLLNTSSNSTSREDNNNRKSIMLLNTSSNSTSREDNNRKSNMLLNTSSNSTSRDDNNNNRKSNMLLNTSSNSTSREDNNRKSNMLLKATSNSTSREDNNNNNRKLKLHSQPTQVNKHTNKSVQLKFGPIRHRTQQYLPSVLGINHRTVNAEAVPSRICTQCFSFDCPVGRYGLFRFTTNFYSTHFILERAHVVRCESSVSCLSPSYSGKQRGD from the exons ATGCTCCTCAACACCTCCTCAAACTCAACCAGTAGagag gacaataacaacaacaggaAGAGCAACATGCTCCTCAACACCTCCTCAAACTCAACCAGTAGAGAGGACAATAACAACAGGAAGAGCATCATGCTCCTCAACACCTCCTCAAACTCAACCAGTAGAGAGGACAACAACAGGAAGAGCAACATGCTCCTCAACACCTCCTCAAACTCAACCAGTAGAGaggacaataacaacaacaacaggaagaGCATCATGCTCCTCAACACCTCCTCAAACTCAACCAGTAGagaggacaacaacaacaggaagaGCATCATGCTCCTCAACACCTCCTCAAACTCAACCAGTAGAGAGGACAACAACAGGAAGAGCAACATGCTCCTCAACACCTCCTCAAACTCAACCAGTAGagaggacaacaacaacaggaagaGCATCATGCTCCTCAACACCTCCTCAAACTCAACCAGTAGAGAGGACAACAACAGGAAGAGCAACATGCTCCTCAACACCTCCTCAAACTCAACCAGTAGAGatgacaataacaacaacaggaAGAGCAACATGCTCCTCAACACCTCCTCAAACTCAACCAGTAGAGAGGACAACAACAGGAAGAGCAACATGCTCCTCAAAGCCACCTCAAACTCAACCAGTAgagaggacaacaacaacaacaacaggaaaCTCAAGCTACACTCACAACCAACTCaagtaaacaaacacacaaacaaaagcGTCCAACTGAAGTTTGGACCAATcagacacagaacacaacaataTTTACCGTCAGTCCTGGGAATAAACCACCGAACTGTGAATGCAGAAGCAGTTCCTTCACGGATTTGTACTCAATGTTTTAGTTTTGACTGTCCCGTTGGTCGGTACGGTCTCTTTAGGTTCACTACCAACTTCTACAGTACTCATTTTATTTTGGAACGTGCCCATGTGGTCCGTTGTGAGTCCAGTGTTAGCTGTCTATCGCCGTCGTATAGTGGCAAGCAGAGAGGAGACTGA